ACGGCGATCAGCTCGCGGACTGTCAGAAAGTCCGTAAGCTTCTGTTTTTCCGGAACGTGCAGAATAACAAGATTGCGCCTATGCGTCATGGCTCTTATTGGGGTTATAGCGACATGGTTTTAGCTTGTAGCATATCCGCAGCAACGTTTGGATAGTTAAACAATGTCCCTCCTGCTGCTTTTCAACGGCGGTGTCATTGGGCCGGTCGAGGGAGACCTCGCTGAAGCGGAAGCCAATGACACGCTATCGGCTTCGGCCGTTCTGGAAATCGTCGCGAATGGGGCGACGACGGAGAGTGACGACGTGGCCCCAGCAGCCGGCGCCGTCGGCCTCGCCGGCTCAGCGACCATTGCTGAGGCGAATGACGTCGCCGCCGCCGCGGCGACGCTGGGCACTGCCGCGCGCCTCGTGGCCGTGGAAGGTGACGATGATCCATCCGCCGGCGGCGCGCTCGCCATCGTTGCATCCGCGACGTGGGGGAGCAAGGCGACATCATCGACGCCTCGGGCGCCGTCGGCATTGCCGCCTCCCTGTCGATTGCGGAAGAGGAGGACACGCTTTCCCTATCGGCGCTCATGCCGACCTGGTACTTGCGCCGCGGCGGCGACGACGCATGGGTCCAATACGAGTGCCGGCAGCGCGAGTGGGAAGAACAGCTTCGCCTGATCATCGATCGATCCTGGCGCATCGCCAATGGTGAAATCAATCCAATCACCTTTGAGCCGATCCCGCCGCCGGATCACAGTGCCGTCGTCGGCGAGTTGATCCATCGGGCCCTGACGCTCGACCAGGCGAGGACAGAGGCTTTCATCGCCGAGCAGGAACGTCTGCAGGAAGAGGAAGCGATCGCCATTTTGCTGGTGGCCTCCTAGAGCGCTTCCCGCGAAAGTTGCTCGACTTTCGCGACAAGGAAGCGCTCCAGGTTTATGCAATCGAGCCTTTTCATCCCATTTTGATCGAATCCATTGATTCGATCAAAACGGGAAAGGCTCCAGGAGTGGACATGACCGTTATCTTCCGGATTTCGCATGGTTCCCAGCCCGCCTTCAGTAAGCGCTCGATCCTGGGGACGCCGAACGTGATTGTCGACGAGATGCCGCCGACGAAGAACATGGCCGACGGCAGATTCTACACCTCGAAGCGAAAGTTTCGCGAGGTGACACGGGCGCACGGCCTGGTCGAGGTTGGCAACGACCCCGCCATGTTCCGCCGTCGCTCGTCGCCGAAACCCGATCGCGGTTCCGTGAAGGCCGCCGTGCACCGGGCATTCTCCCGCGCCGGACTTGGCGTCTAGCTCTCTCTCAGACAGAGGATATGTTCATGATTGATGATGCCGGAGCGGCGCCCGCCGCAACCGAACCTACGTATTTTCAGAATGATGTCGCCTCCCAGGAGACCGCCGTCGAGCGTTCGCAAGAGACAGCACGCAGCTCGCTCGATCGTGCCTTCGCCGTGATCGACGCGCAAGAGAACGAGCCTTCCGGATCCGTAGGAAAGAGAGCGCCGGCGGGCGAGGTCAGTCAGTCGGTGTCCAGCGCCGAGGCGCCGGCGCGCTTCTCGATCGATGCCAGGGCTGTCTGGAACGATGTGCCGGATGCGGTAAAAGGTGAAGTCGGCCGTGCAATACGTGAGCTCGAGGGTGGGCTCATGCAATATCAGCAGGCCTTCGAGCCGCTGAAACCCTACTTTCAGATGGCTCAGCAATCCGAGACCACAATACAAGAGGCTCTCGAGCGATATACCGCACTGGATGGTGCGTTGATTTCCGAGAAGCCCGAGGAGCGCCTGCGCGCGATCGAGAGCGTCCTCGGCTATGCGGGCGTCACGCCACACGACTATGCCCAGTATATCCTGAACCAGAAGCCCGACGAAGCACAGGCGCGAAGCGATCAGACCATCCGCGCTTTGCGCCAGGAGCTGGCTGACTTGCGCAATCAGCTGGGTGGCGTCTCCAGATCCATTCAGCAGCGCCACGCGGACGATGCCTTGAGGCAGGTCGAGGCGTTCGCCGCGGAGAATCCCAGACTGCATGAGTCGGACCTCCAGTTGATGATCGTGCGGCTCCTCGAGACGCAGATGGCCGACACGCTTCAGAGCGCCTACGAAATGGCGGAGCGGCTCATTCCCGCACCGGTTGCCGGCGCTCCACTTGCCGCCCCGGTGGCGGCAAATCGCAGGGCCGGCGCGGCTCAGACCCGCAACGGCAACTTGTCTGTAACAGGTGCTCCAGGCTCCGGCTCAAACCCGGCGAAGCGCAAGGCCCCGTCATCCGCCCGGGAAAGTGTCGACAGCGCTTTTACGTCGCTCGGCCTCGGGTGATCCCCAACATTGCCATTAAGGAGATGTCGCGATGGCACTGAACACCAATGAGCGCCTGCAAGAGGCGTTCTCGCTGGCCTTGGAGGATCGGTCGCAGGGTTATGCCGACCTTGTGTCGAACTCCAACGCGCTGCTCTTCGTCATGAAGAAGCGCAACCAGTTCAAGACCTTCTCGGGTCCGACGATCCGCGAGCGTCTGCTCTACAACGAAAGCGGCACCTATACCCGCTATTCCGGCTACGAGTTCCTCAACCCGCAGCCGGCCGAACTCTTCAACGATGCTGAGTTCACGCCCAAGCTCGCCGCCGTGTCGGTGACCTTGTCGAACGAGGACATCCTGAAGAACTCAGGGACGAGCCAGCTCAAGGACATCATGGAGGAGCACATCACGGCGGCCGAGCAGGAGCTCACCGACCGTTTTGTGGAAGACCTCCACAGCAACGGCACCGCCGCCAATCAGATCGGCGGCCTGCAGCTGGTCCTGCCCACGGTGGTGAACTCCGGCACTTATGGCGGTATCGCCCGGTCGAACGCCATCTGGCAGACTTCGGCCTTCGACGCCAACTCGGCCTTCCCAGGCATCACCCAGGTCGACAGCACGACGGTGCGGCGGATCTTCGAGAACATCATGATCCAGCGCAGCCGCGGGCCGAAGGGCCCGAACCTGATCCTGTCCTCGCAGGAGCACTATACGGCCTATGCCGGGGCACTCGTGGCAATCCAGCAGGTGACGAATGAGAACGAGCTCGGCGCCCTCGGCTTCACGTCGCTGCGCCTCCACAGCGCCAACAAGAAGGTCGATGTCGTGCTGGAAGGCGGCATCGGCTCCGCCATGCCCGCCAATACCAGCTACTTCATCGACACCACGGCCTTACGCTTCCGCTATCACCCGGATCGCAACTTCGTCCGCTTCGGTGGAAAGCAAATGCCCATAAACCAGGACGCCATCGTCCAGCATATCGGCTTCTTCGGCGAGCTGACCATGAACAACCCGTTGCACATGGCCAAGCTCTACGATTCGACGCCGTAAGAGAGGAGAGCGAACACATGTCCAACCCCTCCAAGAGCATCAGCCCCACGCTGGGCGTCAATCTGGGTGCGATCTATCCGCCCTCCGATCCGCTCTACAACGAGCTGCCGAGCCTCGGCACCGTGGTGCGCGCCAAGAACGGCCGGATGTATGTCCTGGCCCAGGCCTCGGCCGGCATCGCCGACAATACGACGGTGATCCTGACTGAGCCCGCGATGACCGTCGCTGGCGGTGCCGGCGCCTGGACCACGCGGTCCGGCGCTCTCAGCACGGGTGACCGTGCCTGGGTCGAGAGCAACGCCATCTAGACAGCTACAAGGCGGGGCCCCGGTCCCGCCTTTCTTCCGCACCCTCTCAGAAAGGAACCTTCACCATGGATGCCTCGAGCACCAAGCATCTGCATATCGAGTTCAAGAACGTCGCCGTCGAGAACCGCACCAAGTCTCTGAAAGAAGGCCGGCCGATCTTCGACCAGCAGGAACAGGTCCATATCAAGTTCGTCGGCGACACCCGCAAGGAGCTAGTCGCTCCGGCGCATGAGAAGTGCATCCGCGATCCCGCGACCAATCTGTGGGTGAGCTATGCCCAGCTCTATCACCGCCATTACGAGGCCTTCAAATCGGGCGAGGCCGCGATCGGCGAGGGGACGCCGATTTCCGAGCTGCCTTTCCTGACCGAAGCGCGCCGCGCCGAGCTCAGGGCGCTCCATATCCATACCGCGGAGGGCCTGGCCCAGCTCGAGGGCGCGAACCTGTCGCGCCTCGGCATGTTCGGCCGCGAGCTCAAGGAGCAGGCCAAGAACTATATCGAGCGGGCCAAGGAGACGGCGCTCGAAAGCCGGCTGTCGGCTGAGAATGCGGCGCTCAAGGCGCAGCTCGAGGCTTTGACGCTGCAGGTGCATGCGATGCAGCCTGTCCCGACGCCAGGCCCGATGACACTTCCGGGCGCCGAGCCGGCTGGCGATGACGAGCAGGCCTCCTCGATCTTCTCAGGCTGGGAAGACAGCGTGCTGCGCGTCTTCATCAAGGAGCGCACCGGCGCCGCGCCAAAGGGCCAGCCCAGCCATGCCACGCTCGTCCGCCTGGCCGAGGAAGCAAACGCCAAAGAGGCCGCCTGACCATGACTATCCTCACCGCAATTCAGAATGTCTCCGCTGCGATCGCTCTCAACCGGCCGGAAGCCGTCTTCAGCTCGACCGAGCGCGAGCATTTTGAATTGCAGGTGCTGGCGAACACGGCCGGGCTCTATATCGCCAAGGACTACGAGTGGCAGGCGCTCAGGGTCGTCGGCACGCTCACCGGCGACGGCACGAAAACGGCCTTCGACCTGCCGGCGGATTACGACCGCATGCTGAAGGAGGCCGAGTTCCGTTCCAGCCGCTACATCACGGCGCTGACGCATATCATCGACAGCGATCATTGGCTGGACATGGAAATCCGCCAGTTCAACCAGATCGCCGGCATGTGGACGCTCCATGGCGGGCAGATCCATATCCGCCCGGCGCCGGCGGCCGGCGAGGCGGTGAAGTTCTTTTACATGTCGAAGCTCTGGGCCAAGGATGACCAGGGCACGCTGAAGGATGGCTTCACCAAGGACAGCGACACCTTCCAGCTCTCCGAAAAGATCCTCGAGCTCTGCATGATCTGGAAGTGGCGGGCGCAGAAGGGGCTGCCCTATGCGCAGGACCAGGACAACTACGAAGACGCAAAGGAGAAACTGCAGGCTGCTGATAAGGGCTCGCGCATCATCTCGGTCGGCCGCGCGCGCCGTCTCCGCGGCATGACCTCGACTTATCCAGTCTCGATCGTGCCCTGATGACCAGTTTCCGCCGCCGCTCCATCCCCCTCAGGCGCAGGCCAGAACGGTGCCGAAGACTTTCCTGGCTCCGGTCCGCGGCTGGGTGCAGTCCGAAAGCCTGGCCGCCGCTCAACCGAATGGCGCCTCACTCCTCGAAAACTTCTTCCCGACGACGCGCGGCATCCGGCCCCGCGGGGGCTCGCTGCGGCACGCGACCATCGCCGCTGGCGTCAAAAGCCTGATGGTGTGGCGCAGCGGGACATCCGAGCGACTATTCGCCACCGACGGCACCGCCATCTACAACATCACCAGCCCGGCGAGCGCGACTGTGCAGCCGGCCGCAGATGCGTCAGGCTTGAGCAGCGGCCTTTTCTCCTCGGTCATGTTTGCCGGCACCGCTGGCGACTTCCTGGTGGCCGTCAATGGCGCCAATGACCGCCGCCTCTATGACGGTGCAGCCTGGACCACAGCGCCGGCGATCACCGGGGTGGCGTCATCTTCGCTCTCGCATGTCTGGGTCTTCAAGAATCGGCTGTTCTTCGTCCAGAAGAACACGATGAATGCCTGGTGCCTGGCTGTCGATGCAATCGGCGGGGCGGCCACCCAGATCTCGCTGTCCGGCGTCTTCAAGAAAGGCGGCTCGCTGCTCTTCGGCGACAGCTGGTCGGTCGATGCCGGCGACGGCCTCGATGATATCTGTGTCTTCATCAGCTCGCTGGGTGAGGTCGTCGCATTTTCCGGCAGCGATCCCGCTGATCCTGTCAATTGGAGCATGGAGGGCCGCTACGATATCGGCCAGCCTCTGGGGCCGAATGCCTACTTGCGCGCCGGTGGTGATCTCATCATTGCGACGACTGATGGTATGGTCCCGCTCTCGGCTGCCATGAACAAGGATCCCGCGGCGCTGACCCTCGCTGCGGTCTCCCGCGCGATCGAGGATGAATGGAAGCGCCAAGCCGTGGCGCGGCAGACATCCCGACAATGGTCTTGCGCGAAGTGGGTCGCCAGAAATATGGCGATCATCGGCTTGCCGACGGTCGGTGCCAGCGAGAAATGCGCTTATGTCGTCAATCTTCTGACTGGCGCCTGGGCGAAGTATACGGGCTGGGACATCGCGGCCCTGGCGGAAATGGGCAATCTGATCTTCTTCGGCACGCCGGGCGGCGGCGTCATGATCGCGGAAGCAAGCGGCACCGATGACGGCGAGCCATATTTTTCGACCTATATCGGCCTGTACGAGCACTTGAACAGCCCGGCGGTGAAAACCGTAAAAATGGCGCGCTCGACATGGTTGCATCGTAAACCGTTCAAGCCAGCGCTGTCGTTCAGTTTCGATTACGTCCCGAAGCTGCCGGCATATCCGAACGCAGCGGCGCATCCCAGCCTCGACGTCTGGGACGTCGGTCTGTGGGATGTAGCCCTCTGGGATGCCGGCATCGCGGAGCAGGTGACCACACGCTGGGTATCCGTGTCGGGGCAGGGCTTCGCGGTGGCGCCGGTAATCCAGATTGCCCATTCATATGCCGGACCGCCCGAAGCCGAGTTGGTGTCGATCGATCTTCTCTATGAGCAGGGCGGGATGGCCGTATGAGACCGGTCTATGGGCAGGACGAGGCGGTGGCCAAGCTGGTGGCGAGCCTGATACCGGCCGCCGCTCGCGGTTTCGGCGACAATTTTACCGCCATGGGTGTCGATCATGGCGGCCTCCTGGTCGGAGGCTTCATCTTCACCAGCTGGTCGCCCAAAACCGGCACCATCGAAATCAGCTATGCCGGCATCGGCCGTCGCTGGCTGACGCGGCCGGTGCTCTACGCGGCCTTCTCGTATGTGTTCGACGGCGTCGGGTGCCAGATGGCGATCGCTCAGATGCCGGCGAGGCTGAGGCATGCTGTCCGCATCGCGCGCGCCTATGGCTTTGAGCAGGTGACTATCCCACGCCTCTTCGGGCGTAACGAAGACGGCGTCATTTCCACGCTCACCGTCGAGGACTGGCGGGCGAACGGATTCCACAAGGAGCACAGACATGGGTAAAGGCAAGGCGCCCAAACCGCCTGATATGACGAAGCTCGCCAACGCGCAGACTTCAGCGAATATAGGCACTGCCCTCACCGAGAGAATGATGAATATGGGCGGTGGCATGGAAACGCCGGACGGCTCGGTGAGCTATTCGCAGAGCGGCATCTATGATTGGACCGATCCAGTCTCGGGCAAGAAATATTCCATCCCGCTGATGAAGTCGACGACGTCGCTCTCGGCGGCGCAGCAGGCGATCAAGGACAAGAGCGACTCGGCGAAGCTCACCGCGGCCGGCATCGCCGATACCCTCGGTAGGCAATTTGCCCAGGCCGGCGACTTCGAGAACGATATCGATAATCGGATCTACGATATGGGGCTCAAGCGCGTGCAGCCTCGAATGGATGAGGCGCGCCGGCGCGCCGAAACCAATGCCGTTAATCGCGGCATTCGGCCGGGCTCGGCTGCCTTTGACGTGCTGATGCGCGATGTCGGCCAGCAGGAAAACGATGCTTACACCCAGCTCGCCCTGAACAGCCGTGGGCAGGCGATGAATGAGCGCGCGCAGCGTGCTGGCGAGATCGCCGGCTTTCTCGGCATGGGGCAGCCCGCCGCGGCGCCCGTCGCACCGCAATATCAGAGCAATCTGCCGACGGTCGATCATATTGGCCTTGGGATGCAGAACTATCAGAACCAGCTCGGGGCTTGGCAACAGAAGAACCAAAGCCTCAATCAGGCGCTCGGCGGCATGTTTGGCATCGCCGGCAACTTCATCAAATATTCGGATCGACGGCTGAAGACCGACATCAATAAGGTCGGCAGGACCGACGACGGCCAGAACATCTATTCATATCGCTATCGCGGCGACAAACGCATGCATCTCGGTCTCATGGCGCAGGAGGTCGAGAAAAAGCATCCCGACGCGGTCGTCGATGTCGGCGGCTACAAAGCTGTGGATTACAGCAAAGCCCTTCATCTCGGAGCGTAGGCCCATGGTCGGTTTCATTTTCGGCGGCAACACGGGCATTCACAGCCCGGATGAGCTGGAGCAGCGCCGCGCCCTGGCGCGCCAGGCCATGGCGCAGTCAGCTGGCCGGGTCCCCCAGAATGTCTGGGAGGGCCTGAACTCGATTGCGGAAGCGATCGGGCAACGCGTCGAGCGCAATCGCCTCGACCAGGCGGAGGCGACCGGGCGCGGCGCGGCCACGGACCGCTTCAACGCGCTCTTTGGGCCGAAGGACGCAGCCCCGTTAGGCACCCCGGGAGTCTCTGGGACTGCGGAGGTCGTGTCGCGGACCGATGGCGCGCCTAACCTCCCGCCTGCCGGTGATGCTCAGCCCGCCGGCTCTGCTCAGACAGGAGGGGCCACCCTCAACGAACTGTTCCAGGTCTATGCCGATCCCTGGACATCGCCGGAGCAGAAGAGCGTCCTTCTGATGCACATCGAACGGGAGATGCGGGCAGCCAATCCTGAGCGCCGGCCATAGCTAAAACGAAACGCCGTATAGGCGCTTACTTCCGTTTGGATTCGCCGGAGAAGAGTTGCGTCAAGCCCGCGGCCAGTCGTTGCAGAATATTCGCCGGAACCTGATAGGCGGTCACCACGCCGTCCTTGGTTTCGAGGCTGAGGATCGGATCCCGATAGCCCTTCGCACCACCGACGCTCAAGGTTTTGACATCGGCGATCTCGCTGTAGAAGTCCGTGTTCGTACCAGCCTTCTGCAGCTTCTCATGCGCTTCGCGGGTTCTGGCGGTCAGGATGCGGATCAGATGGCCGCTCAAAGACAAAGGT
This genomic stretch from Nordella sp. HKS 07 harbors:
- a CDS encoding phage major capsid protein, which gives rise to MALNTNERLQEAFSLALEDRSQGYADLVSNSNALLFVMKKRNQFKTFSGPTIRERLLYNESGTYTRYSGYEFLNPQPAELFNDAEFTPKLAAVSVTLSNEDILKNSGTSQLKDIMEEHITAAEQELTDRFVEDLHSNGTAANQIGGLQLVLPTVVNSGTYGGIARSNAIWQTSAFDANSAFPGITQVDSTTVRRIFENIMIQRSRGPKGPNLILSSQEHYTAYAGALVAIQQVTNENELGALGFTSLRLHSANKKVDVVLEGGIGSAMPANTSYFIDTTALRFRYHPDRNFVRFGGKQMPINQDAIVQHIGFFGELTMNNPLHMAKLYDSTP
- a CDS encoding N-acetyltransferase, with the protein product MRPVYGQDEAVAKLVASLIPAAARGFGDNFTAMGVDHGGLLVGGFIFTSWSPKTGTIEISYAGIGRRWLTRPVLYAAFSYVFDGVGCQMAIAQMPARLRHAVRIARAYGFEQVTIPRLFGRNEDGVISTLTVEDWRANGFHKEHRHG
- a CDS encoding tail fiber domain-containing protein, yielding MGKGKAPKPPDMTKLANAQTSANIGTALTERMMNMGGGMETPDGSVSYSQSGIYDWTDPVSGKKYSIPLMKSTTSLSAAQQAIKDKSDSAKLTAAGIADTLGRQFAQAGDFENDIDNRIYDMGLKRVQPRMDEARRRAETNAVNRGIRPGSAAFDVLMRDVGQQENDAYTQLALNSRGQAMNERAQRAGEIAGFLGMGQPAAAPVAPQYQSNLPTVDHIGLGMQNYQNQLGAWQQKNQSLNQALGGMFGIAGNFIKYSDRRLKTDINKVGRTDDGQNIYSYRYRGDKRMHLGLMAQEVEKKHPDAVVDVGGYKAVDYSKALHLGA